In the Salmo trutta unplaced genomic scaffold, fSalTru1.1, whole genome shotgun sequence genome, TGACCTCTCTCAGCACCAGGCCTGTGTAGCCCTGCGGACAGCTGACCTCCTGACCTTTTAACCCACGACCCCTGAACGACACCGTTTTCTCTGTGGAAAATGTGGAAGAGACACAAGCCGTATTAAAGTAATCTGTATTGACAGTAGGCTACACACAGCACTCTGTGACATCAGATGTTGGTCTTCCACAGTCTCTGTACAGAATGCATGCAGCTACTGCTGCCTCTATGTACCATGTTTCGGTCTTTGATGGTGGCTGTGAAGAACTGGGACACCTCTGCAGGCCCGTCGTGCTCTATCTCACAGGGTAGCAGGTGAACTGGGGGGCATTCTGCCTGGCTCACTGAGTCCAGCTCTAATGTGGTCACACTGCAATTGGATGACATCCTGAAAGAGAGGGGCAAAATGTCCAAAACAAGTATATGGCCCATATGCACTATTACAGATACCAACATGTTCTCTGTATGGGCACTTAGGTATCACACTTCGCTGGCAGTAAATGGTGTGGTGAATTCTGTGTTTATCTTTAGCGGCTGTAGAAAGTTACTTCCTCTATCTCCAGCAACATCATTTGAGTAGACGGGATTTAGCGCACACACCTCACCC is a window encoding:
- the LOC115182038 gene encoding ribonuclease H2 subunit C-like, giving the protein MSSNCSVTTLELDSVSQAECPPVHLLPCEIEHDGPAEVSQFFTATIKDRNMVHRGSSSCMHSKTVSFRGRGLKGQEVSCPQGYTGLVLREVNKSGTDQEDRTVKVSSVFHNVTYWNLETPPNSDDGIVMAMAWPDLAEAIHGPVDD